CAAAATTTTAGAGGCAGGCCACTTAGCGCCTACGGGTTGTAACTATCAGCCCCAACGCATTCTGGTACTGAACACTGATGAAGCCGTTGCCAAGCTGAAAGCCTGCACAAAATGTCATTTTGATGCGCCCACTGCTATGCTGGTTTGCTATAACGAAAACGAAACCTGGACCAGAAAATACGATGGTGCGTTGTCTGCCCCGGTTGATGCGGCGATTGTGACCACCCATATGATGCTTGCGGCACACGATTTAAATGTCGGTGCCTGCTGGGTTATGCATTTTGACCCCGATGCCATGAAAAAGGCGTATAACATCCCCGATCACATTAAACCGCTGGCACTTTTGGTTATGGGCTATCCTGCAAAGGATGCTAAACCCATTCCCATGCATTCTTCTTTCCGTCCCATGGAAGAAACAGTTTCCTATGATTCTTTCTAACAAAAAAACGGTTGCGATGCAACCGTTTTTTACTTGTAGAGATAAAAGCCGTTTCCTTTGATTCTTTGGGCTTCGGAAAAGACGATAAATGCCGCATTGTCAATGGCAAGGATTTTCTTTTGAAACGCATCGGTTTCCGATTCTTTCAATGCACAAAACAGCATTTGCTTTTCAGAATCGGTGTACACGCCCTTTACATCAATAAGCGTTACACCCCGGGGCGAGGTTGAAACTAAATTTTGGGAAATTTCTCCGCCTTTATCGGTAATCACAAATGCAATTTTGGAAATATTCAGTCCGCTGATGACAAAATCTATGGAATAGCTGGAAATGAAAAGTGCCAGTACACCATACAGGGTAAGCTCAATATTCTGAAACACTGCTAAAGAAACTGCAATAATAATGCCGTCCACCACCAACAGCATTTTCCCGATAGGTACGGTAGTAAATTTTGTCTGAATGATTCTGCCGATGATGTCGGTGCCGCCGGTGGAAGCCCCTGCCGCAAAGCTCATACCAATGCCAAGTCCGTAAAGCACACCGCCGAATACCACCGCTAAAATCAGGTTTTCAGTGTAAATAGGTAAAAAACTAAACAGCTGCGTAAACAAAGACAAGAGGGATATGCCACCCAGGGTTTTTAAAATAAAGTTTTTCCCTAGCACGGTAAGACCAATCAGCAAAAACAACAGATTCAGCACAAAAAAACTAAGACCCGGCTGAATCCCGAAAGTGTGAAACAGAATGGTTGAAATACCCGAAGCGCCACCGCCTACAATTTTGTTCGGAGTTAAAAATGAGCCGATGGCAAAGCCTGTAATCAAGGTGCCTGCCAGTGTAAATAAAATAGATTTCGTTTTTTTCATTTAGTGTGACTCCTTTGCTGTCTCAGAAAATGCTGAGCTTTAGCTCTTTGCTCAATAGCTCCAGTGCTTTAATACCTGCGACGCTGTTCCCTTTGCCGTCCAGAGCCGGGGAAAACAGACCGATGCCCATTTTATCAGGTACAACCGCCATAATACCGCCACCTACACCGCTTTTTGCGGGCACACCTACATTTACCGCAAACGCCCCCGAGCCGTCATACATACCACAGGTCATCATAACCGCATTGACATAACGGGCATAGTCCGCGCTGAACAATTCCTCGCCCGTTTCGGAATTTTTACCTTTGTTTGCCAGTATAAACGCGATTTTCGCCAGATCCTTTGCCGTTGCCTTCACCGAGCAGGCACGGAAATAAAAGTCCAGCACATCCTCCACCGCATCCTCCAGCATGCCGTAAGCCT
The Clostridia bacterium genome window above contains:
- a CDS encoding nitroreductase family protein, whose protein sequence is MEYFKLIADRYSVRQFEPKHVEQDVIDKILEAGHLAPTGCNYQPQRILVLNTDEAVAKLKACTKCHFDAPTAMLVCYNENETWTRKYDGALSAPVDAAIVTTHMMLAAHDLNVGACWVMHFDPDAMKKAYNIPDHIKPLALLVMGYPAKDAKPIPMHSSFRPMEETVSYDSF
- a CDS encoding YitT family protein, translating into MKKTKSILFTLAGTLITGFAIGSFLTPNKIVGGGASGISTILFHTFGIQPGLSFFVLNLLFLLIGLTVLGKNFILKTLGGISLLSLFTQLFSFLPIYTENLILAVVFGGVLYGLGIGMSFAAGASTGGTDIIGRIIQTKFTTVPIGKMLLVVDGIIIAVSLAVFQNIELTLYGVLALFISSYSIDFVISGLNISKIAFVITDKGGEISQNLVSTSPRGVTLIDVKGVYTDSEKQMLFCALKESETDAFQKKILAIDNAAFIVFSEAQRIKGNGFYLYK